The Lactobacillus sp. ESL0680 genome has a segment encoding these proteins:
- a CDS encoding YibE/F family protein, with translation MLKKVKRRYWVALIIAIIGLILTVCTYFATTIYSKDDVAVITDHTIKDTLVQKNRDVYNNHDETRKQILHLKILSGKYRGRTFTAPNIYYPSQMVTQKYRAGQRVFVSIRSGDPAIKNPKRDWVLVLALTVTIVLMVLVAGKESLGLVVSMALSWLLFYLVIICDVKLNGSYIILLFGLADVVFSFFSLLIVQGLNRKMLATWLATLLGVFVSFALCYLIMHITGESEIKYETGDYATQDPRGLFLAQTLLGILGAVMDEATDIISSLYELVQTKKDLTAKQMIASGRTMGQEIMGPLINVLVLIFMSEALPMTIIYLRDNNSLSSAFGFTLSLGVTQSVISAIGIVLTVVFATGCSLLFLEDKKWKARADK, from the coding sequence ATGTTGAAAAAAGTTAAGCGGCGCTACTGGGTGGCGTTAATTATAGCGATTATCGGATTAATATTGACGGTCTGCACTTATTTTGCAACTACAATTTATAGTAAAGATGATGTGGCAGTTATCACGGACCATACGATTAAGGACACTTTAGTGCAGAAAAATCGTGATGTCTACAATAATCATGATGAAACCAGAAAGCAGATTTTGCACCTCAAGATTTTATCTGGAAAATATCGCGGGCGTACCTTTACAGCTCCGAATATCTATTATCCCTCGCAAATGGTCACGCAAAAATACCGCGCGGGGCAGCGGGTATTTGTCAGTATCAGGAGCGGCGATCCGGCAATCAAGAACCCCAAGCGTGATTGGGTTCTGGTCTTGGCGTTAACCGTGACAATTGTCTTAATGGTCTTGGTTGCAGGTAAGGAGTCATTGGGCTTAGTTGTTTCAATGGCATTAAGCTGGCTATTGTTTTATCTTGTAATTATCTGCGACGTGAAGTTAAATGGTTCCTACATTATTCTGTTATTTGGTTTAGCGGATGTTGTGTTCTCGTTCTTCAGCTTGTTAATTGTCCAGGGACTTAATCGCAAAATGCTGGCAACATGGCTGGCGACTTTACTTGGAGTATTCGTTTCCTTTGCACTCTGTTATTTGATTATGCACATTACGGGTGAGTCCGAAATTAAGTATGAAACTGGTGACTACGCGACCCAAGACCCGCGCGGGCTCTTTTTAGCCCAAACTTTACTTGGAATTTTGGGTGCAGTTATGGATGAGGCGACAGATATCATTTCCAGTTTATACGAATTGGTTCAAACTAAGAAGGACTTGACCGCTAAGCAAATGATAGCAAGCGGGCGCACGATGGGTCAGGAAATCATGGGGCCACTGATTAATGTGTTGGTCTTGATTTTTATGTCCGAGGCACTGCCCATGACAATTATCTATTTGCGTGATAATAATAGTTTAAGTTCAGCTTTTGGATTTACCTTGTCGCTGGGAGTGACGCAGAGTGTCATTTCGGCAATCGGAATTGTCTTAACGGTAGTGTTTGCGACCGGCTGCAGTCTGTTGTTTTTAGAAGATAAAAAATGGAAGGCGAGGGCTGACAAATGA
- a CDS encoding alpha/beta hydrolase has protein sequence MKIEDKTLTNFNGREFKIHTYTLGDIGDLVTAKRPLAVVIPGGSFDHLSKREGEPVALAFNNRGFNSVVMDYNLIQDEGDIYPDAGLDVLTTIKYYRDHAAEYQIDPERIVTVGFSAGGHVASIANDFATSSKYQKQYNFACQDVIPNKTILGYPLIDVNKIGFDVPDGEEGMIPEDRYLQDSALSVTRETPATFIFHAWDDQVVLVENTLEYVAALRAKDVPCEVHIFNKGGHGFSLGRGDMVTKGREWQENPHAGHWFDLAQEWLTSEW, from the coding sequence ATGAAGATAGAAGATAAGACGTTAACTAATTTTAATGGTCGTGAATTTAAGATTCATACTTATACTTTGGGTGATATTGGTGACTTGGTAACGGCCAAAAGACCACTAGCTGTAGTAATTCCCGGTGGCAGCTTTGACCATCTGTCTAAACGTGAGGGTGAGCCAGTTGCCTTGGCCTTTAATAATCGCGGGTTCAACAGTGTCGTAATGGATTATAACCTGATTCAAGATGAAGGGGACATCTATCCTGATGCGGGGTTAGATGTTTTGACCACGATTAAATATTATCGTGACCACGCTGCTGAATACCAGATTGATCCAGAAAGAATTGTCACAGTTGGCTTTTCTGCTGGTGGTCATGTTGCCAGCATTGCCAATGACTTTGCGACTTCAAGTAAGTATCAAAAACAGTACAATTTTGCTTGTCAGGATGTTATCCCTAATAAGACAATCTTGGGTTATCCATTAATTGATGTTAATAAGATTGGCTTTGATGTGCCTGATGGCGAAGAAGGCATGATCCCAGAAGATAGGTATCTGCAGGACAGTGCATTAAGTGTTACACGTGAAACTCCAGCAACCTTTATTTTTCATGCGTGGGATGACCAGGTTGTATTAGTTGAGAATACCTTGGAATATGTGGCGGCATTGCGGGCAAAAGATGTGCCGTGTGAAGTTCATATTTTTAATAAAGGTGGTCACGGCTTTTCACTGGGACGCGGCGACATGGTAACTAAGGGTCGCGAATGGCAAGAAAATCCGCACGCGGGACATTGGTTCGACCTTGCTCAAGAATGGCTGACAAGTGAATGGTAA
- a CDS encoding YibE/F family protein: MSTLMALIIVLAVLMTLIGGETGIRSFFSVLINTLLLILVAVFISWGISIPVLILLFIPLKLVTIIFLGTHDYQVAKNSFYSALIVCLIDSCLILGFQWLAQAAGLGPEAGEVLVGLSQMPGLSYPLIAVAVAIFSTLGAVAEAAVAMSSGLLEIKKHNPDISQHELLVSGGKIGKDVLGTAMNTILFGMFGSFLSLFLWYFRLHYTLGEVLNEKLFVNEALIIMYSLIGVLLTVPLSTAFLARGMAKREVKNEDRR; the protein is encoded by the coding sequence ATGAGTACCTTAATGGCGTTAATTATTGTTTTGGCGGTTTTGATGACGCTAATTGGTGGTGAAACTGGTATTCGTAGCTTCTTTAGTGTGTTAATCAATACACTGCTTTTGATTTTGGTAGCAGTCTTTATTTCGTGGGGAATTAGTATTCCGGTCTTGATTTTGTTATTTATTCCGTTAAAATTAGTAACAATTATCTTTTTAGGAACTCATGATTATCAAGTTGCTAAAAACTCATTTTATTCAGCGCTGATTGTTTGTTTAATTGATAGCTGCCTGATTTTGGGTTTTCAATGGCTGGCGCAAGCTGCAGGTCTAGGGCCAGAAGCAGGAGAAGTCTTAGTTGGTCTGTCGCAAATGCCGGGTTTGAGTTACCCCCTGATTGCTGTGGCCGTGGCAATCTTTTCAACATTAGGTGCAGTGGCGGAAGCCGCGGTGGCAATGAGTTCCGGTCTATTAGAAATTAAAAAGCACAACCCTGACATTAGCCAGCACGAGCTGCTTGTTAGTGGCGGCAAAATTGGTAAGGATGTGTTAGGAACCGCGATGAACACAATTTTGTTCGGGATGTTCGGCAGTTTTCTCTCATTATTCTTGTGGTATTTCCGCTTGCATTACACTCTGGGTGAAGTTTTAAATGAAAAGTTATTTGTCAATGAAGCGTTAATCATTATGTATTCGCTTATTGGCGTGTTATTAACTGTTCCACTGTCGACGGCTTTTTTGGCACGAGGAATGGCAAAACGTGAGGTGAAAAATGAAGATAGAAGATAA